One window from the genome of Nisaea sediminum encodes:
- the rpsT gene encoding 30S ribosomal protein S20 — MAQHQSAKKRIRRNERRRVVNHARISRIRTFVKKVETAIAGGDKEAAQAAFKSAQPEMQRGVTKGVLHKNTVARKLSRLSARIKAISA, encoded by the coding sequence ATGGCGCAACATCAGTCTGCCAAGAAACGTATTCGCCGGAACGAACGGCGCCGGGTCGTCAATCATGCCCGGATCAGCCGGATCCGCACCTTCGTGAAGAAGGTCGAGACGGCGATTGCCGGCGGGGACAAGGAAGCGGCCCAGGCCGCCTTCAAGTCCGCGCAGCCCGAAATGCAGCGTGGCGTGACCAAGGGCGTTCTGCACAAGAACACCGTGGCCCGCAAGCTGTCGCGGCTGTCCGCACGCATCAAGGCGATTTCCGCTTAA
- the ubiB gene encoding 2-polyprenylphenol 6-hydroxylase: MWRALRNLLRLCGSAWILARHGALAPLAHIPQAPALALAARFVLLFRDRRYDRLRPGERLAAALSALGPSFIKFGQSLATRSDLIGEEQAHDLSRLQDRLKPFSTEIAKRTLEQELERPIAEVFASFEEKPVAAASIAQVHFAVTTEGEEVAVKILRPDIEKRFARDLDLFLWIAELLETHWPWIRRLKPVEVIELFRETVEMEMDLRMEAAAASELAQNFEDDPGFRVPKVDWSRTTARVMTVERVHGTRIDDLETLIEQGQEPTEILRRAATAFFNQVFRDGFFHADMHPGNAFVDAEGRVVPVDFGIMGRLDQKTRYYLADMLTGFLTGDYRKVAEVHFRAGYVPAHKSVEAFTQACRSIGEPLLGRPLNEISVARLLAQLFRITEQFEMETQPQLLLLQKTMVVAEGVGRTLNPDVNMWELPRPMIEDWMREHRGPQARVREAASHAVALAERLPQIIETTDRVLGSITEGGVKLHPETVARFAEENARRRRSFWPVWLALFIAVLALLFD, encoded by the coding sequence ATGTGGCGTGCCCTGCGCAACCTTCTCCGCCTTTGCGGTTCGGCCTGGATCCTTGCCAGGCACGGCGCCCTTGCGCCGCTCGCCCATATTCCGCAGGCGCCGGCCCTTGCGCTTGCCGCGCGCTTCGTCCTGCTGTTCCGCGACCGGCGCTATGACCGGCTGCGCCCCGGCGAGCGGTTGGCCGCGGCGCTGAGCGCGCTCGGCCCGAGTTTCATCAAGTTCGGCCAGTCGCTCGCGACCCGCTCCGACCTGATCGGCGAGGAGCAGGCGCACGATCTCTCGCGCCTGCAGGACCGCCTCAAGCCTTTTTCGACAGAGATCGCCAAGCGAACTCTCGAACAAGAGCTCGAGCGGCCGATCGCGGAGGTCTTCGCCTCCTTCGAGGAAAAGCCCGTCGCCGCCGCCTCGATCGCCCAGGTGCATTTCGCGGTGACGACCGAGGGCGAGGAAGTCGCGGTCAAGATCCTGCGCCCGGACATCGAGAAGCGTTTCGCCCGGGACCTCGACCTCTTCCTCTGGATCGCCGAGCTGCTGGAGACCCATTGGCCCTGGATCCGGCGTCTGAAGCCGGTCGAGGTGATCGAGCTGTTCCGCGAGACCGTGGAGATGGAGATGGATCTGCGCATGGAGGCCGCCGCCGCCTCCGAGCTGGCGCAGAATTTCGAGGACGATCCGGGCTTCCGGGTGCCGAAGGTCGACTGGAGCCGGACCACGGCCCGGGTGATGACGGTCGAGCGGGTGCACGGCACGCGGATCGACGACCTCGAGACCCTGATCGAGCAGGGCCAGGAGCCGACGGAGATCCTCCGCCGCGCCGCCACCGCCTTCTTCAACCAGGTCTTCCGCGACGGCTTCTTCCATGCCGACATGCATCCCGGCAACGCCTTCGTCGATGCCGAGGGCCGCGTGGTGCCGGTCGATTTCGGGATCATGGGACGGCTCGACCAGAAGACCCGCTACTATCTCGCCGACATGCTGACCGGTTTCCTCACCGGCGATTACCGCAAGGTGGCGGAGGTGCATTTCCGCGCCGGTTACGTCCCCGCGCACAAGAGTGTCGAGGCCTTCACCCAGGCCTGCCGCTCGATCGGCGAGCCGCTGCTCGGCCGTCCGCTGAACGAAATCTCGGTCGCGCGCCTGCTGGCGCAGCTCTTCCGCATCACCGAGCAGTTCGAGATGGAGACCCAACCCCAGCTCCTGCTGCTGCAGAAGACCATGGTCGTCGCCGAAGGCGTCGGCAGGACGCTCAATCCCGACGTCAATATGTGGGAACTGCCCCGGCCGATGATCGAGGACTGGATGCGCGAGCATCGCGGTCCCCAGGCGCGGGTCCGCGAGGCGGCCAGCCATGCCGTTGCGCTCGCGGAACGTTTGCCGCAGATCATCGAGACGACGGACCGGGTACTCGGCTCCATCACCGAGGGCGGCGTGAAGCTGCATCCCGAAACAGTTGCCCGCTTCGCCGAGGAGAACGCCCGCCGCCGGCGTTCCTTCTGGCCGGTCTGGCTGGCGCTCTTCATCGCCGTGCTGGCATTGCTGTTCGACTGA
- a CDS encoding enoyl-CoA hydratase — MAYECIEIEKRGPVGLITLNRPKALNALSSVLMAELGKALAAFEADDEIGCMVLTGSEKAFAAGADIKEMQSKSFADVFSEDFITSGWEDLTRCRKPVIAAVAGYALGGGCEVAMMCDFILAADTAKFGQPEITIGTIPGSGGTQRLTRFVGKSKAMEMCLTGRMMDAEEAERAGLVSRIVPAAELLDEAIKTAERIAAMSRPSVLMAKEAVNRAYESTLAEGIKFERRLFHATFATEDQKEGMSAFAEKRQPNFKHR, encoded by the coding sequence ATGGCGTATGAATGTATTGAAATCGAGAAGCGCGGGCCGGTCGGCCTGATCACGCTGAACCGGCCGAAGGCGCTGAATGCGCTGTCGAGCGTGCTGATGGCGGAGCTGGGCAAGGCGCTCGCCGCCTTCGAGGCGGATGACGAGATCGGCTGCATGGTCCTGACCGGCAGCGAGAAGGCCTTTGCCGCCGGCGCCGACATCAAGGAAATGCAGAGCAAGAGCTTTGCCGACGTGTTCAGCGAGGATTTCATCACCAGCGGCTGGGAAGACCTGACCCGCTGCCGCAAGCCGGTGATCGCGGCGGTCGCGGGCTATGCGCTCGGCGGGGGCTGCGAGGTCGCGATGATGTGCGACTTCATCCTTGCCGCCGACACCGCCAAGTTCGGCCAGCCGGAAATCACCATCGGGACCATTCCGGGTTCCGGCGGTACCCAGCGCCTGACCCGTTTCGTCGGCAAGTCGAAGGCGATGGAAATGTGCCTGACCGGCCGCATGATGGATGCCGAGGAAGCCGAGCGCGCGGGCCTTGTCAGCCGCATCGTTCCGGCAGCCGAGCTGCTGGACGAGGCGATCAAGACGGCGGAGCGGATCGCGGCCATGTCGCGCCCCTCCGTGCTGATGGCGAAGGAGGCCGTGAACCGGGCCTACGAGAGCACTCTCGCCGAGGGCATCAAGTTCGAACGGCGGCTGTTCCACGCCACGTTCGCCACCGAAGACCAGAAGGAAGGCATGTCGGCATTCGCGGAAAAACGGCAGCCCAATTTCAAACACCGCTGA
- the dnaN gene encoding DNA polymerase III subunit beta — MKIVIDRAALLKPLGHVQSVVERRNTIPILSNVLLKAADGRLSLSTTDMDMDIVESVACEVAEPGVVTVPAHTLYDIVRKLPEGSDVELAATGDVSRVTIRAGRSNFSLPALMPEEFPALSGDALPHSFVISAADICMLIDRTRFAISTEETRYYLNGIYLHAADANGVKVLRAVATDGHRLARVQMPLPQGAEEMPGVIVPRKAVNEIYKLIGEVEGDVTVSLSDTKLRVAFEDTVVTTKLIDGTFPDYERVIPSGNDKMLHVDRQRFSEAVDRVATISTEKSRSVKLAVTSGQLTLSASSPDNGTAQEEVEVDYSASDLEIGFNSKYLLDITGQIEGEKAVFKLADQASPTIILDQDDESALYVLMPMRV, encoded by the coding sequence ATGAAAATCGTTATTGATCGCGCGGCTTTGCTGAAGCCTCTCGGACACGTCCAAAGTGTGGTGGAACGGCGGAATACGATCCCGATTCTGTCCAATGTTCTGTTGAAGGCGGCGGATGGCCGGCTCTCCCTCAGCACGACCGACATGGACATGGACATCGTCGAGTCCGTGGCCTGCGAAGTGGCGGAGCCCGGCGTCGTCACGGTGCCGGCCCACACGCTCTACGATATCGTGCGCAAGCTGCCCGAGGGATCGGATGTCGAGCTGGCCGCGACAGGCGATGTCAGCCGGGTCACGATCCGCGCCGGGCGCTCGAACTTCTCCCTGCCGGCCCTGATGCCGGAGGAGTTCCCCGCCCTCAGCGGCGATGCCCTGCCGCACAGCTTCGTCATCAGCGCGGCCGATATCTGCATGCTGATCGATCGGACCCGTTTCGCGATCTCCACCGAGGAGACCCGCTACTACCTGAACGGCATCTATCTGCACGCGGCCGACGCCAATGGCGTCAAGGTGCTGCGCGCGGTCGCGACCGACGGCCACCGTCTGGCGCGGGTGCAGATGCCGCTGCCGCAGGGCGCGGAGGAGATGCCGGGCGTGATCGTGCCGCGCAAGGCTGTGAACGAGATCTACAAGCTGATCGGCGAGGTCGAGGGCGATGTCACGGTCTCCCTTTCCGACACCAAACTGCGTGTCGCCTTCGAGGATACGGTGGTCACCACCAAGCTGATCGACGGCACCTTCCCGGACTATGAGCGGGTGATCCCGAGCGGCAACGACAAGATGCTGCATGTGGACCGTCAGCGCTTCTCCGAGGCGGTGGACCGCGTGGCGACGATCTCGACCGAGAAGTCCCGCTCTGTGAAACTCGCCGTGACCAGCGGCCAGCTGACCCTTTCGGCGAGCAGCCCGGATAACGGCACCGCGCAGGAAGAGGTCGAGGTCGATTACAGTGCGAGCGATCTCGAGATCGGCTTCAACTCGAAATACCTGCTGGACATCACCGGTCAGATCGAGGGCGAGAAGGCGGTGTTCAAGCTCGCCGATCAGGCCTCGCCGACGATCATCCTCGACCAGGATGACGAGAGCGCGCTTTACGTGCTGATGCCGATGCGCGTCTGA
- the mutM gene encoding bifunctional DNA-formamidopyrimidine glycosylase/DNA-(apurinic or apyrimidinic site) lyase, with protein sequence MPELPEVETVMRGLQPFMEGRRLARVEQRRPDLRWPLPVDFVARLEGRRVDHMTRRAKYILVHMEDGTVLLWHLGMSGKVNIDTVRPAELEKHDHIVFTMEDGTVIRFNDHRRFGAMDLIPEAGLAGHKLIAALGPEPLSNAFNGPALAAALKGKRTPIKAALLDQKVVAGLGNIYVSEALFRSGISPLRQAANVQGQRAERLAAAIREVLEAAILAGGSTLRDHQRPDGELGYFQHSFQVYDREGVACPIEAGHGPVRRIVQSGRSTFYCPRCQR encoded by the coding sequence GTGCCCGAACTGCCCGAAGTCGAAACCGTGATGCGCGGCCTGCAGCCTTTCATGGAAGGCCGGCGCTTGGCGCGCGTCGAGCAACGGCGGCCGGATCTGCGCTGGCCGCTGCCCGTGGATTTCGTCGCCCGTCTCGAGGGACGGCGCGTCGACCACATGACGCGGCGGGCGAAATACATCCTCGTCCATATGGAAGACGGCACGGTGCTGCTCTGGCATCTCGGGATGTCGGGAAAGGTCAATATCGACACGGTCCGCCCGGCGGAATTGGAGAAGCACGATCACATCGTCTTCACCATGGAGGACGGCACGGTGATCCGCTTCAACGATCACCGCCGCTTCGGCGCCATGGACCTGATCCCGGAAGCCGGGCTCGCCGGACACAAGCTGATCGCGGCGCTCGGCCCGGAGCCGCTCTCCAACGCCTTCAACGGCCCGGCCCTCGCCGCCGCCCTCAAGGGCAAGCGGACCCCGATCAAGGCGGCGCTGCTGGACCAGAAGGTGGTCGCCGGGCTCGGCAACATCTACGTCTCGGAAGCGCTTTTCCGGTCCGGCATATCGCCGCTCCGCCAGGCGGCGAACGTGCAGGGCCAGCGGGCCGAGCGGCTCGCCGCGGCGATCCGCGAGGTGCTGGAGGCGGCGATCCTCGCCGGCGGCTCCACCCTGCGCGACCACCAGCGTCCGGACGGGGAGCTCGGCTATTTCCAGCATTCCTTCCAGGTCTACGATCGCGAGGGCGTCGCCTGTCCGATCGAGGCCGGTCACGGTCCGGTCCGCCGCATCGTGCAGTCCGGGCGCTCGACTTTCTATTGTCCCCGCTGCCAGCGCTGA
- the ubiE gene encoding bifunctional demethylmenaquinone methyltransferase/2-methoxy-6-polyprenyl-1,4-benzoquinol methylase UbiE — MTESATTHFGFRDVPVGEKAGMVRQVFDSVAGRYDLMNDLMSLGIHRLWKDALMDWIAPRPDLALLDVAGGTGDIAFRYRARGGGPVTVCDINEAMLTVGRERAAERGIDGLTWIVGNAEMLPVENSSVDLYTIAFGLRNVTDIDAALREAKRVLKPGGRFLCLEFSRLAIPALDPVYDFYSFKVLPEIGARVADDREAYQYLAESIRKFPDQESFVERIGAAGLGRIRYRNLSGGIAAIHSAWKL, encoded by the coding sequence ATGACAGAGAGCGCCACCACCCATTTCGGCTTCAGGGACGTGCCGGTCGGCGAGAAGGCTGGAATGGTGCGCCAGGTGTTCGATTCCGTCGCCGGGCGCTACGACCTGATGAACGACCTGATGAGCCTCGGCATCCACCGGCTCTGGAAGGACGCGCTGATGGACTGGATCGCGCCCCGGCCGGACCTCGCACTGCTCGACGTCGCCGGCGGGACCGGAGACATCGCCTTCCGCTACCGGGCGCGTGGCGGCGGCCCGGTGACGGTCTGCGACATCAACGAGGCCATGCTGACCGTCGGCCGCGAGCGCGCGGCGGAAAGGGGCATCGACGGCCTCACCTGGATCGTCGGCAATGCCGAGATGCTGCCGGTCGAGAACAGTTCCGTCGACCTCTACACCATCGCCTTCGGGCTTCGGAACGTGACAGATATCGACGCGGCGCTGCGCGAGGCGAAGCGGGTCCTTAAGCCCGGCGGCCGCTTCCTCTGTCTCGAGTTCAGCCGGCTCGCCATTCCGGCGCTCGACCCGGTCTACGATTTCTACTCCTTCAAGGTGTTGCCGGAAATCGGCGCCCGCGTCGCCGACGACCGCGAGGCCTACCAGTATCTCGCCGAGAGCATCCGCAAGTTCCCGGACCAGGAGAGCTTCGTCGAGCGCATCGGGGCGGCCGGTCTCGGGCGTATCCGCTACCGCAACCTCTCGGGCGGGATCGCGGCGATCCATTCCGCCTGGAAGCTCTGA
- the dnaA gene encoding chromosomal replication initiator protein DnaA, which yields MTADVAGDQELCWARVRGRLRTELGDAVFRNWLKPLSFEGIDEGTAIMRAPSPFVRDRVRSQYSDRLRAIWSVEHPGVKSIAIFAAGRAKAEPVSEASETEGLAADAAEIGAPMPAPAVRGAYEPEARPDFEAPLDPRFTFDNFVVGKPNELAFAAARRVAESEAVPFNPLFLYGGVGLGKTHLMHAIAWHVRQKDPRRRVIYLSAEKFMYQFIRALRFRDTVAFKEQFRSVDLLMIDDVQFISGKDSTQEEFFHTFNALVDQNRQVVISADKSPTDLEGMEERLRSRLGWGLVADIHPTNYELRLGIMQSKAERLGVEMPEKVLEFLSHKISSNVRELEGALNRIVAHSTLVGRDISLEMTQEVLADLLRANDRRVTVEEIQRQVANHFQIRLSEMHSARRSRAIARPRQVAMYLSKQLTSQSLPDIGRKFGGRDHTTVLHAVKKVEELRGLDKQFNDDVDLLRRMLES from the coding sequence ATGACCGCGGACGTGGCCGGTGATCAGGAACTATGCTGGGCGCGGGTGCGCGGTCGGTTGCGGACCGAACTGGGCGATGCGGTTTTCCGGAACTGGCTGAAGCCTCTCAGCTTCGAGGGCATCGACGAGGGCACCGCGATCATGCGGGCGCCGAGCCCCTTCGTGCGCGACCGGGTGCGGTCGCAATATTCCGATCGTCTGCGCGCGATCTGGTCTGTCGAACATCCCGGCGTGAAATCGATCGCAATCTTTGCCGCGGGCCGGGCCAAGGCCGAACCGGTGTCCGAGGCGTCCGAGACCGAAGGCCTTGCTGCCGATGCCGCGGAGATCGGAGCGCCGATGCCGGCACCGGCGGTGAGGGGTGCCTACGAGCCCGAGGCGCGGCCCGATTTCGAGGCGCCGCTCGATCCGCGATTCACCTTCGACAATTTTGTCGTCGGCAAGCCGAACGAACTGGCCTTCGCCGCGGCCCGCCGGGTTGCGGAAAGCGAGGCGGTTCCGTTCAATCCGCTGTTCCTCTACGGCGGGGTCGGTCTCGGCAAGACGCATCTGATGCATGCCATCGCCTGGCATGTCCGGCAGAAGGATCCGCGCCGGCGGGTGATCTATCTCTCCGCCGAGAAGTTCATGTACCAGTTCATCCGGGCGCTGCGTTTCCGTGATACGGTCGCCTTCAAGGAACAGTTCCGCTCGGTCGACCTGCTGATGATCGACGATGTGCAGTTCATCAGCGGCAAGGATTCCACCCAGGAAGAGTTCTTCCATACTTTCAACGCGCTGGTGGACCAGAACCGCCAGGTGGTGATTTCCGCCGACAAATCGCCGACCGACCTCGAAGGCATGGAGGAGCGGCTGCGCTCCCGCCTCGGCTGGGGTCTGGTGGCCGATATCCATCCGACGAACTACGAGCTGCGCCTCGGTATCATGCAGTCGAAGGCCGAACGGCTCGGCGTCGAGATGCCGGAGAAGGTGCTGGAATTCCTCTCGCACAAGATCTCCTCGAACGTCCGCGAGCTCGAGGGGGCGCTGAACCGGATCGTCGCGCATTCGACGCTGGTCGGTCGCGATATCTCGCTGGAGATGACCCAGGAGGTCCTGGCGGATCTGCTTCGGGCCAATGACCGCCGGGTCACCGTCGAGGAAATCCAGCGTCAGGTCGCGAACCATTTCCAGATCCGGCTCTCGGAGATGCACTCGGCCCGCCGCTCGCGTGCGATCGCGCGGCCGCGCCAGGTGGCGATGTATCTCTCCAAGCAGCTCACCTCGCAGTCGCTGCCCGATATCGGGCGGAAATTTGGCGGCCGCGACCACACCACGGTGTTGCACGCGGTGAAGAAGGTCGAGGAGCTTCGGGGCCTGGACAAGCAGTTCAACGACGATGTCGACCTGCTCCGCCGGATGCTGGAATCCTGA